In the genome of Pseudomonas protegens, one region contains:
- the ccoO gene encoding cytochrome-c oxidase, cbb3-type subunit II: MKHETIEKNVGLLMLLMVFAVSIGGLTQIVPLFFQDVTNKPVEGMKPYTALQLEGRDIYIREGCVQCHSQMIRPFRAETERYGHYSVAGESVWDHPFLWGSKRTGPDLARVGGRYSDDWHRAHLYNPRNVVPESKMPAYPWLVNAPVDSSHTETKLKVMRTLGVPYTDEDIAGATATLKGKTEMDALVSYLQVLGTAIKSKR, encoded by the coding sequence ATGAAACACGAAACGATTGAAAAAAACGTCGGCCTGCTGATGCTGCTGATGGTCTTCGCGGTGAGCATCGGCGGTCTGACCCAGATCGTCCCGCTGTTCTTCCAGGACGTCACCAACAAGCCGGTGGAAGGCATGAAGCCCTACACCGCGCTGCAACTGGAAGGCCGCGACATCTACATCCGCGAAGGCTGCGTACAGTGCCACTCGCAGATGATCCGTCCGTTCCGCGCCGAAACCGAACGCTATGGCCACTACTCGGTAGCCGGTGAGAGCGTCTGGGACCATCCGTTCCTGTGGGGCTCCAAGCGTACCGGTCCGGACCTGGCCCGGGTGGGCGGCCGCTACTCCGATGACTGGCACCGCGCGCACCTGTACAACCCGCGCAACGTCGTGCCCGAGTCGAAGATGCCGGCCTATCCATGGCTGGTGAACGCACCGGTGGATAGCAGCCATACCGAAACCAAGCTCAAGGTCATGCGCACCCTGGGTGTGCCGTACACCGACGAAGATATCGCCGGCGCTACCGCCACGCTCAAGGGCAAGACCGAGATGGACGCCCTGGTGTCCTACCTGCAAGTGCTTGGCACTGCGATCAAGAGCAAGAGGTGA
- a CDS encoding alpha/beta family hydrolase has product MSNEHKASIDGDQWAQCVQERGWLWEVAAVTDPLQAPTLILAHGAGAPMDSGFMNDIAARLARHGVNVLRFEFPYMAQRRLDGGKRPPNPAAKLLQCWREVQAAVRPYVTGVLALGGKSMGGRMASLLADELAADALVCLGYPFYAAGKPEKPRVAHLAELATPSLIVQGERDALGNRQAVEAYTLAPSIELYWLTAADHDLKPLKASGYTHEQHLESAAAKVAAFLQTLA; this is encoded by the coding sequence ATGAGCAATGAGCACAAGGCCAGTATTGACGGGGATCAATGGGCGCAGTGCGTGCAGGAACGCGGCTGGTTATGGGAGGTCGCCGCTGTTACCGACCCGTTGCAAGCACCGACGCTGATCCTGGCCCACGGTGCCGGCGCGCCGATGGACAGCGGGTTCATGAACGACATCGCTGCACGCCTTGCCAGGCATGGGGTGAACGTCTTGCGCTTCGAGTTTCCCTACATGGCCCAGCGGCGCCTGGACGGCGGCAAGCGGCCGCCCAACCCAGCGGCCAAACTCCTGCAATGCTGGCGTGAGGTGCAGGCTGCGGTGCGACCTTATGTCACTGGGGTCCTGGCGCTGGGCGGCAAGTCCATGGGCGGGCGCATGGCCAGTCTGCTGGCCGACGAACTGGCGGCCGATGCCCTGGTGTGCCTGGGTTATCCCTTCTATGCGGCCGGCAAGCCGGAGAAACCGCGGGTGGCGCATCTGGCCGAACTGGCGACGCCGAGCCTGATCGTACAGGGCGAGCGCGACGCCCTGGGCAATCGCCAGGCGGTCGAGGCCTACACCCTGGCACCCAGTATCGAGCTGTACTGGCTGACCGCCGCTGATCACGATCTCAAGCCTCTGAAGGCTTCCGGTTACACCCATGAGCAGCATCTGGAGTCAGCGGCGGCCAAGGTCGCGGCGTTCCTGCAAACACTGGCCTGA
- a CDS encoding cbb3-type cytochrome oxidase subunit 3, whose protein sequence is MGFELDSGMIRGLGTLVVMIAFVGLSIWVFNSKRNPEFAQARLLPFADDPMPGAAPAGNTTDDAQPQEPATRSIRP, encoded by the coding sequence ATGGGTTTTGAACTCGATAGCGGCATGATCCGCGGGCTCGGGACCCTGGTGGTGATGATCGCCTTCGTCGGCCTGTCGATCTGGGTGTTCAACTCCAAACGCAATCCCGAGTTTGCCCAGGCACGCCTGCTGCCCTTCGCCGACGACCCGATGCCGGGTGCGGCACCGGCCGGCAACACAACTGATGACGCTCAACCTCAAGAGCCTGCAACAAGGAGCATTCGGCCATGA
- the ccoN gene encoding cytochrome-c oxidase, cbb3-type subunit I, giving the protein MNTSISTAYNYKVVRQFAIMTVVWGIVGMGLGVFLAAQLVWPELNFDLPWTSFGRLRPLHTNAVIFAFGGCALFASSFYSVQRTCQTQLFAPKIAAFCFWGWQLVILLAAISLPLGYTSSKEYAELEWPIDILITIVWVAYAIVFFGTLMQRKTKHIYVGNWFFGAFIITVAILHIVNNLELPVSFTKSYSVYAGATDAMVQWWYGHNAVGFFLTAGFLGMMYYFVPKQAERPVYSYRLSIVHFWALITLYIWAGPHHLHYTALPDWAQSLGMVMSLVLLAPSWGGMINGMMTLSGAWHKLRSDPILRFLVVSLAFYGMSTFEGPMMAIKTVNALSHYTDWTIGHVHAGALGWVAMISIGALYHLIPKVFGREQMYSVGLINTHFWLATIGTVLYIASMWVNGIAQGLMWRAVNEDGTLTYSFVETLVASHPGFIVRLVGGAIFLSGMFLMAYNTWRTVRAAVPAEVNAAAQMA; this is encoded by the coding sequence ATGAACACTTCTATCAGTACCGCCTACAACTACAAGGTGGTCCGCCAATTCGCCATTATGACGGTGGTGTGGGGCATCGTCGGCATGGGGCTCGGGGTTTTTCTCGCTGCCCAGTTGGTCTGGCCTGAACTCAACTTTGACTTACCGTGGACCAGCTTCGGCCGTCTACGTCCATTGCACACCAACGCCGTGATCTTCGCCTTCGGCGGCTGCGCGCTGTTTGCCAGCTCGTTCTACTCGGTGCAACGCACCTGCCAGACTCAGTTGTTCGCGCCGAAAATCGCCGCGTTCTGCTTCTGGGGCTGGCAGTTGGTGATCCTCCTGGCGGCCATCAGCCTGCCATTGGGCTACACCAGCTCCAAGGAATACGCCGAACTGGAATGGCCGATCGATATCCTGATCACCATTGTCTGGGTGGCCTACGCCATCGTGTTCTTCGGCACCCTGATGCAGCGCAAGACCAAGCACATCTATGTGGGCAACTGGTTCTTCGGCGCGTTCATCATCACCGTGGCCATCCTGCACATCGTCAACAACCTGGAGCTGCCGGTGAGCTTCACCAAGTCCTACTCGGTGTATGCCGGTGCGACCGATGCGATGGTGCAATGGTGGTACGGCCACAACGCCGTGGGCTTCTTCCTGACCGCGGGCTTCCTGGGGATGATGTACTACTTCGTACCCAAGCAGGCCGAGCGTCCGGTGTACTCCTACCGCTTGTCCATCGTGCACTTCTGGGCATTGATCACCCTGTACATCTGGGCCGGTCCGCACCACCTGCACTACACCGCGCTGCCGGACTGGGCTCAGTCTCTGGGCATGGTGATGTCCCTGGTACTGCTGGCTCCAAGCTGGGGCGGCATGATCAACGGCATGATGACCCTCTCGGGTGCCTGGCATAAGCTGCGCAGCGACCCGATCCTGCGCTTCTTGGTGGTGTCCCTGGCGTTCTACGGCATGTCAACCTTCGAAGGTCCGATGATGGCGATCAAGACCGTCAACGCCCTCTCGCACTACACCGACTGGACCATCGGCCACGTACACGCCGGCGCTCTGGGCTGGGTGGCGATGATCTCCATCGGCGCGCTGTACCACCTGATCCCGAAAGTCTTTGGTCGCGAGCAGATGTACAGCGTCGGCCTGATCAACACCCACTTCTGGCTCGCCACCATCGGCACCGTGCTCTACATCGCTTCGATGTGGGTCAACGGCATCGCCCAGGGCCTGATGTGGCGTGCGGTCAACGAAGACGGCACCCTCACCTACTCCTTCGTCGAAACCCTGGTGGCCAGCCACCCAGGCTTCATCGTGCGACTGGTCGGTGGTGCGATCTTCCTCAGCGGCATGTTCCTGATGGCTTACAACACCTGGCGCACGGTGCGTGCCGCAGTGCCAGCCGAAGTCAACGCCGCTGCGCAGATGGCCTGA
- a CDS encoding methyl-accepting chemotaxis protein → MRNNQPVTQRERTFPAQQRLISTTDAKGVITYCNDAFVEISGFSREELVRAPHNLVRHPDVPAAVFAHMWGTLKQGLPWMGIVKNRCKTGDHYWVNAYVTPVFEGSQVVGYESVRVKPTAEQVRRAEALYQRINSGKSAIPKRDKWLPILQDWLPFILVSQLSFMIGAWLNSHWGFALAAALSVPLGLLGLSWQQRGLKRLLRLAEQTTSDPLIAQMYTDSRGAQARLEMSILSQEARLKTCLTRLQDTAEHLNEQARQSDTLAHNSSSGLERQRVETEQVATAVNQMAATTQEVASHVQRTADATQEANRLTGRGRDIAGETREAIQRLSVVVGETGLTVTQLAKDSDEIGGVVDVIKGIADQTNLLALNAAIEAARAGEMGRGFAVVADEVRQLAQRTSESTGQIHTLIAKLQQTAATAVQTMDAGHRQAEEGVARVLEADQALVGISEAVANITDMTTQIAAATEEQSSVAEEISRNISTIAQLADQTSEQAQHSAELSEALTRTAHTQYSLVERFNR, encoded by the coding sequence ATGCGTAATAACCAGCCTGTCACTCAGCGCGAACGTACCTTCCCGGCTCAACAACGGTTGATTTCCACCACCGACGCCAAAGGCGTGATCACCTACTGCAACGACGCCTTTGTCGAAATCAGTGGGTTCTCCCGTGAAGAACTGGTTCGCGCACCGCACAACCTGGTCCGCCACCCCGATGTACCGGCAGCGGTGTTCGCGCACATGTGGGGCACCTTGAAACAAGGCTTGCCATGGATGGGCATCGTCAAGAACCGCTGCAAGACCGGCGACCACTACTGGGTCAACGCCTATGTCACGCCGGTGTTCGAAGGCAGCCAGGTGGTGGGCTACGAGTCGGTACGGGTCAAGCCCACCGCCGAGCAGGTACGCCGCGCCGAAGCCCTCTACCAGCGGATCAACTCCGGCAAGTCGGCCATTCCCAAGCGTGACAAGTGGCTACCGATACTGCAGGACTGGCTGCCGTTCATTCTGGTCAGCCAACTGAGCTTCATGATCGGCGCCTGGCTCAACTCCCATTGGGGCTTCGCCCTGGCGGCGGCGCTCTCGGTGCCCCTGGGCCTGCTGGGCCTGAGCTGGCAGCAACGCGGCCTCAAGCGCCTGCTGCGCCTGGCCGAGCAGACCACCTCCGACCCGCTGATCGCCCAGATGTACACCGACAGCCGCGGCGCCCAGGCGCGCCTGGAAATGTCGATCCTGAGCCAGGAAGCCCGCCTGAAGACCTGCCTGACCCGCCTGCAGGACACCGCCGAGCACCTCAACGAGCAGGCCCGGCAGTCCGACACCCTGGCCCACAACAGCTCCAGCGGCCTGGAACGCCAGCGGGTCGAGACCGAGCAAGTGGCCACCGCGGTCAACCAGATGGCCGCCACCACCCAGGAAGTGGCCAGCCACGTACAACGCACCGCCGACGCCACCCAGGAAGCCAATCGCCTCACCGGCCGCGGCCGGGACATCGCCGGGGAAACCCGCGAAGCCATCCAGCGCCTGTCGGTGGTGGTGGGCGAGACCGGCCTGACCGTGACCCAGCTGGCCAAGGACAGCGACGAGATCGGTGGCGTGGTCGATGTGATCAAGGGCATCGCCGACCAGACCAACCTGCTGGCGTTGAACGCGGCCATCGAGGCGGCACGCGCCGGGGAAATGGGCCGCGGCTTTGCCGTGGTCGCCGATGAAGTGCGCCAGCTGGCGCAACGCACCAGCGAATCCACCGGGCAGATCCACACCCTGATCGCCAAGCTGCAGCAAACCGCCGCCACTGCGGTGCAGACCATGGACGCCGGTCATCGCCAGGCCGAAGAAGGCGTGGCGCGGGTGCTGGAAGCCGACCAGGCGCTGGTGGGCATCAGCGAAGCGGTGGCCAACATCACCGACATGACCACCCAGATCGCCGCCGCCACCGAAGAGCAAAGCTCGGTGGCCGAAGAGATCAGCCGCAACATCAGCACCATCGCGCAACTGGCGGACCAGACGTCGGAGCAGGCCCAGCACTCGGCCGAACTCAGCGAAGCCCTGACCCGCACCGCCCACACCCAGTACTCGCTGGTGGAGCGTTTCAACCGCTAA